A stretch of DNA from Selenomonadales bacterium:
TTAGCTAACGTTTATATACCCTGCCAATTCGGGAGGTACCCAAGCTCATTATCTGTTTCCCACACTTATATTATGTTTATATACCCTGCCAATTCGGGAGGTACCCAAGCTATAGCTTGGGAATAAGGTCTGTTACCTTTGTTTATATACCCTGCCAATTCGGGAGGTAGCCAAGCTTCCCTACTCCAAAACCTATAGCAATCTTCGTTTATATACCCTGCCAATTCGGGAGGTAGCCAAGCCTCAAAAACGGCAGGATTTCCTGCTTCTCTGAGAATTGCCTTTTGCCGAAGCAATAGGACTTATGCTCTCTCCACAGGCGTAGATTATAGAGTTCCCCTGTTATACCAAGGTACTCTTTTTATGCGTTTTCAGGCGGTAACCTGGATATTATTCATTGCATATTGTTTGATATTGATCGCCGCATTGACGTCTCGATGTTCGATCGTCGCACCACAATGCGGGCAAGTCCATTTGCGGTCGGACAGCTTGAGCTTCGTGTTGACCTCTCCACAGAAGCGGCATGTCTTGCTCGACGGATACCACTTATCGACTTTGACGAGCTGTTTGCCCTGCCATGCGAGCTTGTATGCGAGCATCGCGGTGAACATACCCCAGCCGTTGTCACCGACAGACTTGCCGAAGCTGAACTTTCTGCCTTTTTTCCGTTTCGCCATATCCTTAACGCTAATATCCTCAATGGCTATGACATCGTACGCACTTACAAGATAATACGCCTTCTTATGCAGGAAGTCGGCTCTCTGATTGGCGATCTTCTCATGCAGGACAGCTATCTTGTGCTTCTGCTTTTGGACGTTCCTGCACTCATCAAGCGGTCTGTGGAATATAGGTCTGCCGAGTGTGTCACGCTTCTTGATATTCGCTTCGAGCTTGCGGCTGAGCCGTCTCTGCTCGCGCACCAGCTTTTTCTGCGCCTTGCGGAAGTAGTGCGGATACCCTGCACCGTTTCCTTCGGAATCCACGTACAGCTCTGCCATCGCATAGTCGAGTCCGATAAACTTTGCAGGTATAATGGGAAATACTTGGTTTTCGTATCTTACCAGTATGCTTGCATAATATCTTCC
This window harbors:
- a CDS encoding transposase, which gives rise to MSKKGDANSGVLNRAYKYRIYPNREQREYFAKCFGCARFVYNQLLDRCNKHYEETGKHKVDSYAELKKDNPWMREVDSNVPNYAKLQLKTAYDNFFKHNTGKPRFKSKKDNHQTFTTYRDKRCANVDIENGNLKIPKLKSLIKMKMHRPLMDNASIQTVTISKTPSGRYYASILVRYENQVFPIIPAKFIGLDYAMAELYVDSEGNGAGYPHYFRKAQKKLVREQRRLSRKLEANIKKRDTLGRPIFHRPLDECRNVQKQKHKIAVLHEKIANQRADFLHKKAYYLVSAYDVIAIEDISVKDMAKRKKGRKFSFGKSVGDNGWGMFTAMLAYKLAWQGKQLVKVDKWYPSSKTCRFCGEVNTKLKLSDRKWTCPHCGATIEHRDVNAAINIKQYAMNNIQVTA